One part of the Sulfolobus tengchongensis genome encodes these proteins:
- the rfbB gene encoding dTDP-glucose 4,6-dehydratase, which yields MRAIITGGYGFIGSNFVRNHYKDFSHLVVLDNLSYGSNVKNLEGIPHTFIKGDIADAELVPRLIREFEPDVIVNFAAESHVDRSISDPITFLHSNVYGVVNILEAIRKAKQNVRLVQIGTDEEYGDALNRTFSEDDPLNPSSPYSASKASATLFVKAYVRTYGIDAVITRSSNNFGPYQFPEKLIPKTIIRALKGLSIPIYGSGEQRRDWIFVEDNCSAIMTVLKKGKKGEIYNISAKNERTNIEIVSAILKIMGKPESLIVHVEDRPGHDFRYSIDNKKIMELGWKPKWDFEKALEYTVKWYLDNRSWWEELIKDEKVLAETPWKY from the coding sequence TAATTTCGTTAGAAATCACTATAAGGACTTTTCCCATTTAGTAGTTTTAGATAATCTCTCTTACGGAAGTAATGTGAAAAATTTGGAGGGAATACCACACACCTTCATTAAGGGTGATATTGCTGATGCGGAATTAGTTCCCAGATTAATAAGGGAATTTGAGCCAGATGTAATAGTTAATTTCGCTGCAGAGTCTCACGTGGATAGGAGTATTTCTGATCCAATAACTTTTCTTCACAGTAATGTTTATGGAGTAGTAAATATTCTAGAGGCAATCAGAAAGGCTAAACAAAACGTTAGGTTAGTTCAAATAGGTACTGATGAAGAATACGGAGATGCATTAAATAGGACTTTCTCAGAAGATGACCCTTTAAATCCCTCTTCACCTTATTCAGCGTCTAAGGCATCAGCTACGCTTTTCGTCAAAGCCTACGTTAGAACTTATGGAATTGACGCTGTAATTACTAGATCCTCAAACAATTTTGGCCCTTATCAATTCCCAGAAAAGTTGATTCCAAAGACGATAATAAGAGCCTTAAAGGGGTTAAGTATTCCAATATATGGCAGTGGCGAGCAGAGGAGGGATTGGATTTTCGTTGAGGACAATTGCTCAGCAATAATGACAGTTCTAAAGAAGGGGAAGAAAGGGGAAATATACAATATTTCAGCAAAAAATGAGAGAACAAACATAGAAATAGTTAGTGCCATTTTAAAGATAATGGGCAAACCGGAAAGTCTTATAGTTCACGTTGAAGATAGGCCAGGCCATGATTTTAGATATAGTATAGATAATAAGAAAATAATGGAACTGGGATGGAAGCCGAAATGGGATTTCGAAAAAGCTTTAGAGTATACTGTTAAGTGGTATTTAGATAATAGATCGTGGTGGGAGGAATTAATTAAGGATGAAAAAGTGTTAGCAGAAACCCCGTGGAAGTATTAA
- the rfbC gene encoding dTDP-4-dehydrorhamnose 3,5-epimerase, translated as MPFSFKRLEIPEVILVEAKQFPDDRGYFEEIYKESDFFKEIPCRFVQVNHSFSRKGVLRGLHFQLMPFPQGKLVTVISGRIFDVAVDLRKGSPTYKKWVSVELIPGRLFWIPSGFAHGFVALEDSHVIYFVTREFSKDHDSGIAYNDPEVNVQWPIKDVIVSEKDRNLPLLRDSKANFKYGMDLC; from the coding sequence ATGCCTTTTTCCTTTAAAAGACTCGAAATTCCGGAAGTTATTTTAGTTGAAGCTAAACAATTCCCAGACGATCGAGGTTACTTTGAGGAGATATATAAGGAAAGTGACTTTTTTAAGGAGATTCCTTGTCGTTTCGTTCAAGTAAATCATTCTTTTTCCAGAAAAGGAGTTCTTCGCGGTTTGCATTTTCAGTTAATGCCATTTCCTCAAGGCAAGTTAGTTACTGTTATTTCAGGTAGAATTTTCGATGTTGCTGTTGATTTAAGGAAGGGTTCACCTACATATAAAAAATGGGTTTCTGTTGAACTAATTCCGGGGAGATTGTTTTGGATTCCATCTGGTTTCGCTCATGGTTTTGTCGCTTTGGAAGACTCTCATGTAATTTATTTTGTCACTAGGGAGTTCTCTAAGGACCATGATTCTGGAATTGCCTATAATGATCCTGAGGTAAATGTTCAATGGCCAATAAAGGACGTTATAGTTTCAGAAAAGGACAGAAATTTGCCTTTGTTAAGAGATTCAAAAGCTAACTTCAAATATGGAATGGATTTGTGTTAA
- the rfbD gene encoding dTDP-4-dehydrorhamnose reductase, with translation MRIVVTGAGGLLGKKIVKVFSNYEVIGVYYSSKPETPNFLQLNLSDLKEIKKIGDLSPDVIIHAAALTDVDKCEKQPELARLLNVEVTKEIAKLSKETDSFLVYVSTDYVFDGEKGNYREDDKPNPINVYGRTKLEGEEMVKKYADKYLIVRTSTPYGSNPASGKDNFALWLLKKLKNREEIGVVTDQITSPTLNTNFALMLRESVERKLEGILHLTDASQISRFEFAITLAKVFGLSESLIKPVTSDLMRWLAKRPKNSSLNVSMASAILSQKPMTVEKALKLLKEEVESGG, from the coding sequence GTGAGGATTGTAGTTACTGGTGCAGGTGGTCTTTTAGGAAAGAAAATTGTTAAGGTTTTTTCCAATTACGAGGTTATTGGGGTTTATTATTCAAGTAAACCAGAAACTCCTAATTTCTTGCAATTGAATCTTTCCGACTTAAAGGAGATTAAAAAGATAGGAGATCTCTCTCCAGATGTTATAATTCACGCTGCAGCTTTGACAGATGTGGATAAGTGCGAAAAGCAACCCGAATTGGCTAGACTGCTAAATGTGGAAGTTACCAAGGAAATAGCTAAGCTGAGTAAGGAGACTGATTCTTTCTTAGTTTACGTTTCTACGGATTACGTCTTTGATGGCGAAAAGGGTAATTATAGAGAAGATGATAAGCCTAATCCAATAAACGTTTATGGAAGGACAAAGCTTGAGGGTGAGGAAATGGTAAAGAAATATGCAGACAAGTATTTGATCGTAAGGACCAGTACACCTTATGGAAGTAATCCAGCTAGTGGAAAGGATAATTTCGCTTTATGGCTTTTGAAGAAGTTGAAGAATAGGGAAGAGATTGGAGTTGTGACAGATCAAATTACATCCCCAACGTTGAATACTAATTTTGCGTTAATGCTAAGGGAAAGTGTAGAGAGAAAGTTGGAAGGGATTTTACATTTGACTGATGCCTCACAAATAAGTAGATTTGAGTTTGCCATTACGTTAGCTAAGGTTTTTGGATTGAGTGAGAGTTTGATAAAACCTGTAACTTCAGATTTGATGAGGTGGTTGGCTAAAAGGCCAAAGAACTCCTCTTTAAACGTATCAATGGCTTCCGCTATCTTGTCTCAAAAGCCAATGACTGTAGAAAAAGCTTTAAAATTACTTAAGGAAGAGGTGGAAAGTGGAGGATAG
- a CDS encoding glucose-1-phosphate thymidylyltransferase: MKGLLLAGGSGTRLRPLTYTGNKHTLPIANKPMILYAFENLVNLGVKDIGVIIGPLKEGVVEILSHTKYPDVNVTFIEQPDPLGLAHAVMTAEPFLKDEPFVMHLGDNLLSSGISDFVRVFEETKADAVVGVTEVKDPRQYGVVVLDERGRVKKLIEKPKEPPSNLALVGVYVFSPEIHKYTKKLKPSWRGEYEITDAIQLMVNDGKRVEVVKIKGWWKDTGKPYDLLEANQLILDTIQTDIHGKVHDSSLVQGRVIIGDGTEVKENVTVRGPVIIGNNCVIGPNTYIGPYTSIGDNCVIEGVEIENSIVMSNVKIRNVAIRISDSIIGNYVEITRESSIPKTHKFILGDRTSVKLV, translated from the coding sequence ATGAAAGGACTTTTATTAGCTGGTGGGTCTGGTACTCGTTTAAGACCATTAACTTACACTGGTAATAAACACACTTTACCAATTGCAAATAAACCAATGATTCTTTACGCTTTTGAAAACTTAGTTAACCTAGGTGTTAAGGACATTGGTGTAATTATTGGTCCTTTAAAGGAAGGCGTAGTTGAGATTCTCTCTCACACAAAATACCCTGACGTAAACGTTACTTTTATTGAGCAACCAGATCCTTTAGGTTTAGCTCACGCTGTGATGACAGCTGAACCCTTTCTAAAAGATGAACCCTTTGTTATGCATTTAGGTGATAATTTACTGAGTAGTGGTATTTCAGATTTCGTCCGCGTTTTTGAGGAAACTAAAGCTGATGCTGTTGTTGGTGTAACAGAGGTCAAAGATCCTAGGCAATACGGTGTAGTAGTTTTAGATGAGAGAGGGAGAGTTAAGAAACTAATAGAGAAACCTAAAGAGCCTCCCTCAAATCTCGCTTTAGTTGGTGTTTATGTTTTTTCTCCAGAAATTCATAAATATACTAAAAAACTAAAGCCTAGCTGGAGAGGGGAATATGAAATCACTGATGCGATCCAATTAATGGTTAATGATGGTAAGAGGGTTGAAGTTGTTAAGATAAAGGGTTGGTGGAAGGATACTGGAAAACCCTATGATTTGTTGGAGGCTAATCAACTCATCTTAGATACTATTCAAACTGATATTCATGGTAAGGTTCATGATTCTTCTTTAGTTCAAGGAAGGGTAATTATCGGTGATGGTACAGAGGTTAAGGAAAACGTCACGGTTCGTGGTCCAGTTATTATAGGTAATAATTGCGTAATTGGTCCCAATACGTACATAGGTCCTTATACTTCTATAGGAGATAATTGCGTAATTGAAGGTGTTGAGATAGAGAATTCAATCGTGATGAGTAACGTAAAGATAAGGAACGTTGCAATAAGAATCTCTGACAGTATAATAGGTAATTACGTAGAAATTACAAGGGAAAGTTCTATACCTAAAACTCATAAATTTATTCTTGGAGATAGAACTAGTGTTAAATTGGTTTAA